A single Aspergillus chevalieri M1 DNA, chromosome 3, nearly complete sequence DNA region contains:
- a CDS encoding putative MFS efflux transporter (COG:G;~EggNog:ENOG410Q1AH;~InterPro:IPR020846,IPR011701,IPR036259;~PFAM:PF07690;~TransMembrane:6 (i12-30o42-63i70-89o101-121i186-207o219-242i);~go_function: GO:0022857 - transmembrane transporter activity [Evidence IEA];~go_process: GO:0055085 - transmembrane transport [Evidence IEA]): MGSLADQAGRRPAYLLCFTIYIAGNIALALQHSYPALLILRAVQSCGSSGTVALASAVAADVITSAERGMYMGIASLGNILAPSLGPILGGVLSQYLGWQAVFWFLGVMAVLFFVPLVLFFPETCRRIVGDGSVQARGWNRSVFNWWKGRGHPLSDGTDSELRRPKITFPNPLGTLRLLFHRPTGFVLLANGIIYASYYSVTAGLPVQFHELYDLQDLGIGLSFIPAGLGSLFSATVNGMLVDWNYRRMRIRMGLPVTRDQKQDHGEFPIERTRLQIGLPMMQQQLSDPTAGFSLYIHH; encoded by the exons ATGGGCTCTCTAGCCGACCAAGCCGGCCGCCGCCCGGCCTACCTTCTCTGCTTCACCATCTACATCGCCGGTAACATCGCTCTCGCCCTACAACACAGCTACCCAGCTTTGCTTATTCTCCGCGCCGTGCAGAGCTGCGGGAGTAGTGGCACCGTAGCGCTAGCGTCCGCCGTTGCCGCAGATGTAATCACCTCTGCCGAACGGGGCATGTACATGGGAATTGCATCGTTGGGGAATATCCTCGCGCCGTCACTGGGGCCGATACTGGGCGGTGTTCTTAGTCAGTATTTGGGATGGCAGGCGGTGTTCTGGTTTTTAGGGGTTATGGCAGTATTGTTTTTTGTGCCATTAGTTCTGTTTTTCCCCGAGACTTGTCGGAGGATTGTGGGGGATGGGTCTGTCCAGGCGAGGGGTTGGAATCGGTCGGTCTTCAACTGGTGGAAGGGGCGTGGTCACCCTCTGAGCGATGGAACTGATAGTGAGCTTCGTCGACCGAAGATAACATTTCCCAATCCGCTTGGTACGCTGCGCCTTCTATTTCATCGACCTACCGGATTCGTGCTTTTGGCAAATGGCATCATCTATGCCAGCTACTATTCCGTCACTGCTGGACTACCGGTGCAGTTCCATGAGCTGTATGATCTACAAGACTTGGGTATCGGCCTAAGCTTTATTCCAGCTGGATTAGGCTCGCTTTTCAGTGCTACAGTGAACGGAATGCTAGTGGACTGGAACTATCGCCGCATGCGAATAAGGATGGGGTTACCAGTAACCAGGGACCAGAAGCAAGATCACGGTGAATTCCCAATCGAGCGGACCAGATTGCAGATTGGCCTGCCCATGATG cagcagcaactgtCGGATCCTACGGCTGGATTCTCTCTCTACATCCACCACTAG